CAGAGAAAAAGAATATCCTACGGGACTGCCTGCTGTTGCCTTTGATGTGGCTGTTCCTCATACGACGGACAGTCATGTGAACAGACCGTCGATAGCGGTGGGATTTTTATCAAAACCCGTAATGTTCAGACAAATGGGTTCACCGGAAATAGAATTATACCCTGAAGTGATATTGATGCTTGCAATAAGCGATCCCGAAAAGCAATTGGTACTGTTAAAAAAATTAATGGTATTTTTGCAGGATGAAAATGCTTTGAAAAGTTTAAAAGCTTCGAGTACAAAAGATGAAGTTTATGAAATTGTAAA
This region of Anaerofustis stercorihominis DSM 17244 genomic DNA includes:
- a CDS encoding PTS sugar transporter subunit IIA encodes the protein MLKKEYILRDMDCSNSEEAIRMLADVLEKDGAVKDTFCKAVVDREKEYPTGLPAVAFDVAVPHTTDSHVNRPSIAVGFLSKPVMFRQMGSPEIELYPEVILMLAISDPEKQLVLLKKLMVFLQDENALKSLKASSTKDEVYEIVNSYI